The Pseudorhodobacter turbinis genome contains a region encoding:
- a CDS encoding DUF1850 domain-containing protein gives MADQLVATHEDGREIARFDVPRGTGWCVLWHHSVEGFEVSDCYENRDGHMVLVQSHLPDFAAGLGHIPGRGTQVSDGEGGYLILNIDEPVPNDAYILRPGLGPVDHRLQVGRKTVSLSAVAPRERVEIALIRNTN, from the coding sequence ATGGCAGACCAACTGGTCGCCACACATGAGGATGGCCGCGAGATTGCCCGTTTTGACGTGCCGCGTGGCACCGGATGGTGTGTGCTTTGGCATCATTCTGTCGAAGGGTTCGAGGTGTCGGACTGCTATGAAAACCGCGACGGGCATATGGTGCTTGTGCAATCACATCTGCCGGATTTTGCCGCCGGTCTGGGGCATATCCCCGGCCGTGGAACGCAGGTATCGGACGGTGAGGGTGGCTACCTTATCCTGAATATCGACGAGCCGGTTCCCAATGATGCCTATATCCTGCGTCCCGGGTTGGGGCCTGTCGACCACCGTTTGCAGGTCGGCCGCAAAACCGTTTCGCTTTCTGCCGTAGCACCGCGCGAACGGGTAGAAATCGCCTTGATTAGGAATACAAACTGA